From a single Serratia surfactantfaciens genomic region:
- a CDS encoding TonB-dependent siderophore receptor, with protein MKIKNKGMDNKNAEAMSARRLLLGSALALLPFAQSASAAADETILVTADAQNSVTAPVKGIVAKESAAGTKTAVPLRKTPQSISVVTREQMNDQEPASVADALNYTSGVITTYRGNSNRNDEVISRGFRYAPKLLDGLHFGLSSQNGGAGQIDPWLLERVEMVHGPAGVLYGQVSPGGVVVMTSKRPTAQSIHEVKFSTGNRHLAETAFDFGGKLNDDNTLFYRLNGIARTEHEFVKDSKQQRVAIAPAFTWLPNEDTSFTLLTSYQNDPKAGSRNFLPRAGTLFPTSAGYVPYDFNVSEPSFNKSRREQASIGYSLEHNFNDALSFTQNLRFTHRDEDYKYLVYNVNSKVNDHTVTRMAQHETQMTNEFGVDNQLKGLFDTGEVKHTVLGGLDYRYSHIDSKMYRDRGNDYPIDWANPTHSSIDGSALTLASSDLKTLNQVGVYLQDQLEWNDWNLLLSGRQDWSQVNTRDRTVGGKEQTYNDAQFTGRAGLLYAFDNGISPYVSYSTSFDPNLYPSAPGADPLKPTTGKQTEVGVKYQIPGGNTLLTLSWFDITQRNVASYNRLTSAYEQIGEVKSKGIEAEVHAQPTPEIKLTAAYTYTDVVTKDSNSADEIGHSPAGIPRHAASAWGSYSFLSGALNGLTVGSGVRYIGDAPADATGQYDVPHYTLYDAMVKYDLGQASSALRGAALQLNVQNLTDKKYVSSCSGEYACFYGSGRSIIASVNYRW; from the coding sequence ATGAAGATTAAAAACAAAGGGATGGACAACAAAAATGCCGAGGCGATGTCCGCCAGGCGTTTGTTGCTGGGATCGGCGCTGGCTTTACTGCCCTTCGCGCAAAGCGCGTCGGCCGCGGCGGACGAGACGATTTTGGTGACCGCCGACGCGCAAAACAGCGTGACCGCGCCGGTCAAAGGGATCGTCGCCAAAGAGAGCGCCGCCGGCACCAAAACCGCCGTCCCGCTGCGCAAGACGCCGCAGTCCATCTCCGTGGTCACGCGCGAACAAATGAACGACCAGGAACCGGCGTCGGTCGCCGACGCGCTGAACTACACCAGCGGGGTAATCACCACCTACCGCGGCAACTCCAACCGCAATGACGAAGTGATCAGCCGTGGCTTCCGCTATGCGCCCAAGCTGCTCGACGGCCTGCACTTTGGCCTCTCGAGCCAAAACGGCGGCGCCGGGCAGATCGATCCCTGGCTGCTGGAGCGCGTGGAGATGGTGCACGGCCCGGCCGGCGTGCTGTACGGTCAGGTCAGCCCCGGCGGCGTGGTAGTGATGACCAGCAAGCGCCCTACCGCCCAGAGCATTCACGAAGTTAAATTCAGCACCGGCAACCGCCATCTGGCAGAGACGGCGTTCGATTTCGGCGGCAAGCTCAACGACGACAACACCCTGTTCTACCGCCTGAACGGCATCGCCAGAACCGAACATGAGTTCGTCAAAGACAGCAAGCAGCAACGGGTGGCCATCGCCCCGGCCTTCACCTGGCTGCCGAACGAAGACACCAGCTTTACGCTGCTGACCAGCTACCAGAACGACCCGAAAGCCGGGTCGCGCAACTTCCTGCCGCGCGCCGGCACGCTGTTCCCGACCAGCGCGGGCTACGTGCCTTACGATTTCAACGTCAGCGAGCCCAGCTTCAACAAGTCGCGGCGCGAGCAGGCGTCGATCGGTTACAGCCTCGAACATAACTTCAACGATGCGCTGTCGTTTACCCAGAACCTGCGCTTCACCCACCGTGATGAAGACTATAAATATCTGGTTTATAACGTAAACTCGAAGGTCAACGACCACACCGTCACCCGCATGGCGCAGCATGAAACGCAGATGACCAACGAGTTTGGCGTGGATAACCAGCTGAAGGGCCTGTTCGATACCGGCGAAGTGAAACACACCGTGCTGGGCGGACTGGATTATCGTTACAGCCATATCGATTCGAAGATGTATCGCGATCGCGGCAACGACTACCCGATCGACTGGGCTAACCCGACGCATAGCAGCATTGACGGCAGCGCGCTGACGCTGGCTTCCAGCGACTTGAAAACGCTGAATCAGGTCGGGGTGTATCTGCAGGACCAGCTGGAGTGGAATGACTGGAACCTGCTGCTGTCCGGCCGCCAGGACTGGTCGCAGGTCAACACCCGCGATCGCACCGTCGGCGGTAAAGAGCAGACCTACAACGATGCGCAATTTACCGGCCGCGCGGGATTGCTTTACGCCTTCGATAACGGCATTTCGCCGTACGTCAGCTATAGCACCTCGTTCGATCCTAACCTGTATCCGAGCGCGCCGGGCGCCGACCCGCTCAAGCCGACCACCGGCAAGCAAACCGAGGTGGGCGTGAAGTACCAGATCCCGGGCGGCAACACGCTGTTGACCCTTTCCTGGTTCGATATTACCCAACGCAACGTGGCGTCCTATAACCGTCTCACCTCCGCCTACGAGCAGATTGGCGAAGTGAAATCCAAGGGGATCGAGGCGGAAGTGCACGCTCAGCCGACGCCGGAGATCAAGCTGACCGCCGCCTATACCTACACCGACGTGGTGACCAAAGACTCCAATTCGGCGGATGAAATCGGCCACAGCCCGGCGGGCATCCCGCGCCATGCGGCATCCGCCTGGGGCAGCTACAGCTTCCTGAGCGGTGCGCTGAACGGCCTGACCGTCGGCAGCGGCGTGCGCTACATCGGCGATGCGCCGGCCGACGCCACCGGCCAGTACGACGTGCCGCACTACACGCTGTACGACGCCATGGTGAAGTATGACCTCGGTCAGGCTTCGTCGGCGCTGCGCGGCGCGGCGCTCCAGCTCAACGTGCAGAACCTGACGGACAAGAAATACGTTTCATCGTGCAGCGGCGAGTACGCCTGCTTCTACGGCAGCGGCCGCAGCATTATCGCTTCGGTCAACTACCGCTGGTAA
- a CDS encoding helix-turn-helix transcriptional regulator — MPNTSSQLELLRSVADGIAALFFPNVEVVIHDLTTNKIAYLANNLSKRKPGDDAGLEDFTLDDDVSVTGPYEKLNWDGKKMRSVSIAARDEQGNPSYLLCINLSTAMFEDARNALDMFLSVTRLQPQPQQLFKDDWQEKINTFLHDWLRRENAALGALSREQKRRLVSDLYHQGAFKAKSAADYIANVLSMGRATVYKHLRELKQE; from the coding sequence GTGCCGAACACTTCTTCTCAACTCGAACTTTTGCGGTCGGTCGCCGACGGCATCGCGGCGCTGTTTTTCCCGAATGTGGAAGTGGTGATCCACGATTTGACCACCAACAAGATAGCCTATCTGGCGAACAACCTGTCGAAACGCAAGCCGGGCGATGACGCCGGGCTGGAGGACTTCACGCTCGACGACGACGTCAGCGTGACCGGCCCCTATGAAAAGCTGAACTGGGACGGCAAAAAGATGCGTTCGGTGAGCATCGCCGCGCGCGACGAGCAGGGCAACCCCAGCTATCTGCTGTGCATCAACCTGAGCACCGCGATGTTCGAGGATGCCCGCAACGCGCTGGATATGTTTTTATCGGTCACGCGATTGCAGCCGCAGCCGCAACAGCTGTTCAAAGACGACTGGCAGGAGAAGATCAACACCTTCCTGCATGACTGGCTGCGGCGTGAGAACGCTGCGCTCGGCGCGCTGAGCCGCGAGCAGAAGCGTCGCCTGGTTAGCGATCTCTATCATCAGGGGGCGTTCAAGGCTAAAAGCGCGGCGGATTACATCGCCAACGTGCTGTCGATGGGGCGCGCCACGGTGTACAAACATCTGCGGGAATTGAAGCAGGAGTAA